A genomic window from Planococcus rifietoensis includes:
- a CDS encoding nicotinate phosphoribosyltransferase — METRYADDSLALHTDLYQINMAETYWADGMHERKAVFELFFRKLPFGNGYATFAGLERVLDYLNNFHFSESDIAYLRDELGYKEDFLGYLKEVRFTGDVYSVVEGELVFQNEPLIRIEAPLLEAQLVETALLNIVNYQTLIATKASRIKQVVGTERVMEFGTRRAQEMDAAIWGTRAAFIGGLEATSNTRAAKLFGIPAAGTHAHSMIQAYKDEYEAFHAYAKRHRECVFLVDTYDTLKSGLPIAIQVAKELGDKINFRGIRLDSGDIAFLSKEARKMLDEAGFPDTEVVVSNDLDEYTILNLKAQGAKVDAWGIGTKLITAYDQPALGAVYKLVSIENSAGEMEDTIKISGNAEKVTTPGLKNVYRIIDRENGKSEGDYITMHDENPASEERLKMFHPVHTFVSKFVTNFDAVNIHQQVIKSGEVVYENPPLEEIQKYAVGTLDLLWDEYKRSLNPEEYPVDLSEKCWNNKMRNIQEVRESVQEFTNK; from the coding sequence GTGGAAACGCGTTATGCAGATGATAGCTTGGCATTACATACTGATTTATACCAAATCAATATGGCAGAAACCTATTGGGCGGATGGGATGCATGAACGGAAAGCGGTTTTTGAATTGTTTTTCCGTAAATTGCCATTCGGCAATGGTTATGCCACATTTGCGGGATTAGAGCGAGTACTCGATTATTTGAACAACTTCCATTTTTCGGAAAGTGATATTGCTTATTTACGCGATGAACTCGGTTATAAGGAAGATTTTTTGGGCTATTTAAAAGAAGTCCGTTTTACGGGCGATGTCTATTCAGTCGTCGAAGGCGAGCTCGTTTTCCAAAATGAACCGCTGATTCGCATCGAAGCGCCTCTTTTGGAAGCGCAATTGGTCGAGACGGCACTTCTGAATATCGTCAATTACCAAACCTTGATTGCCACCAAAGCAAGCCGCATCAAACAAGTCGTCGGGACAGAACGCGTCATGGAATTCGGCACGCGCCGCGCACAGGAAATGGACGCAGCGATTTGGGGCACACGTGCCGCATTCATCGGCGGGTTGGAAGCAACGAGCAACACCCGTGCCGCCAAATTATTTGGCATTCCAGCAGCCGGCACCCATGCCCATTCGATGATCCAGGCCTATAAAGACGAATACGAGGCGTTCCATGCATATGCGAAGCGCCATCGTGAATGCGTCTTTTTAGTCGATACTTACGACACGTTGAAATCCGGCTTGCCGATCGCTATCCAAGTGGCAAAAGAGCTCGGGGACAAAATCAACTTCCGCGGCATCCGCTTAGACAGCGGCGATATTGCCTTTTTATCCAAGGAAGCGCGAAAAATGCTCGATGAGGCAGGGTTCCCTGACACCGAAGTGGTCGTTTCCAACGATTTGGATGAATACACCATCCTCAACTTGAAAGCGCAAGGAGCGAAGGTCGACGCATGGGGAATCGGGACGAAACTCATCACCGCCTATGACCAGCCCGCGCTGGGTGCGGTATACAAACTCGTTTCGATCGAAAACAGTGCAGGCGAAATGGAAGACACCATCAAGATTTCGGGCAATGCAGAAAAAGTGACGACTCCTGGATTGAAAAACGTTTACCGGATTATAGATAGGGAAAACGGAAAATCAGAAGGTGATTACATCACGATGCATGACGAAAACCCCGCTTCTGAAGAACGCTTGAAAATGTTCCATCCAGTCCATACATTCGTCTCGAAGTTCGTCACCAATTTCGATGCCGTGAACATCCATCAACAAGTCATCAAGTCAGGCGAAGTCGTTTATGAAAATCCGCCGCTCGAAGAAATACAGAAGTATGCGGTAGGGACGCTCGATTTGCTGTGGGATGAGTACAAGCGATCGCTTAATCCGGAAGAATACCCAGTTGATTTAAGCGAAAAATGTTGGAACAATAAAATGCGGAATATCCAGGAAGTACGGGAATCGGTTCAGGAATTCACGAACAAATAA
- the nadE gene encoding ammonia-dependent NAD(+) synthetase: MSTLQQQIINELKVQPSINPQEEIRRTVEFLKEYLQHHSFLKGFVLGISGGQDSTLAGKLAQMAVDELNEEAGGQTYSFYGVRLPYGVQADEHDAQDAIKFIQPTKVYTINIKEAVDGSDRALEAEGIKLTDFAKGNEKARERMKAQYSVAAMHNAVVLGTDHAAEAITGFYTKYGDGAADVVPLFRLNKRQGREMLKALGSPEHLYTKVPTADLEEDKPAIPDEVALGITYEQIDDYLEGKKIAEDAREKLEGYYLKTQHKRNLPVTIFDDFWKNN; this comes from the coding sequence ATGTCGACATTACAACAGCAGATCATCAACGAATTGAAGGTACAGCCTTCTATTAATCCGCAGGAAGAGATCAGGCGCACGGTTGAATTCCTCAAAGAATACTTACAACACCATTCATTCCTGAAAGGCTTTGTGCTCGGCATTTCCGGCGGCCAGGATTCGACGCTTGCCGGTAAACTGGCACAAATGGCCGTTGATGAACTGAATGAGGAAGCAGGCGGCCAAACTTATAGCTTTTACGGTGTGCGCCTGCCATACGGTGTCCAAGCCGATGAGCATGACGCTCAGGATGCCATCAAATTTATCCAGCCGACGAAAGTCTATACCATCAACATCAAAGAAGCTGTCGATGGCAGCGACCGCGCGCTAGAGGCGGAAGGCATCAAGTTGACGGATTTTGCAAAAGGCAACGAAAAAGCGCGTGAACGCATGAAAGCACAATATTCGGTGGCCGCCATGCACAATGCGGTCGTGCTCGGGACTGACCACGCAGCTGAAGCGATTACCGGTTTCTATACGAAATACGGCGATGGCGCAGCTGATGTAGTGCCATTGTTCCGGTTGAATAAGCGTCAAGGGCGTGAAATGCTGAAGGCACTTGGCTCACCGGAGCATTTGTATACAAAAGTCCCGACCGCCGACTTGGAAGAAGACAAACCGGCTATACCGGATGAAGTCGCGCTTGGTATCACATATGAGCAAATCGACGATTATCTGGAAGGTAAGAAAATCGCTGAAGATGCTCGCGAAAAGCTGGAAGGCTATTACTTGAAAACCCAGCATAAGCGCAATCTGCCGGTGACGATTTTCGATGACTTCTGGAAAAATAATTAA
- a CDS encoding AAA family ATPase codes for MKATERLGKVIDNIEKVIIGKREIAELSLVALLSHGHVLLEDVPGVGKTMLVRALAKSVGADFKRIQFTPDLLPSDVVGVSIYNPKDMQFHFRPGPIMGNIVLADEINRTSPKTQSALLEAMEEASVTTDGVTMQIPKPFFVMATQNPIEYEGTYPLPEAQLDRFLLRVKMGYPTREEEIEVLTRSQSIPPIEELESVLTLEELLKLQEEVRTIRVDDTIRTYIVELATQTRRDSYVYLGVSPRGSIALMKAAQAYAMLKGRDYVTPDDIQYLAKFVFGHRIMLRSEARYDGITAEELTERIIAKTRVPVQRLVNQ; via the coding sequence ATGAAAGCGACAGAACGATTAGGAAAAGTCATAGATAATATCGAAAAAGTGATTATCGGAAAACGCGAAATCGCCGAGTTGAGTCTGGTCGCTTTGTTATCGCATGGCCATGTTTTGCTTGAAGATGTTCCGGGCGTCGGCAAGACGATGCTTGTCCGGGCGCTGGCAAAATCAGTCGGGGCGGATTTCAAACGTATCCAGTTCACCCCGGACTTATTGCCTTCAGACGTAGTAGGCGTTTCCATCTATAACCCGAAAGACATGCAATTCCATTTCCGCCCTGGCCCGATCATGGGCAATATCGTCTTAGCGGATGAAATCAACCGGACGTCACCGAAAACGCAGTCCGCATTATTGGAAGCAATGGAAGAGGCGTCAGTTACGACAGATGGCGTGACGATGCAGATCCCGAAACCATTTTTCGTCATGGCGACACAAAACCCGATTGAATATGAAGGAACCTATCCATTGCCGGAAGCGCAATTGGACCGCTTTCTACTGAGAGTGAAAATGGGATACCCGACGAGGGAAGAAGAAATTGAAGTATTGACCCGTTCCCAGTCGATTCCGCCGATTGAAGAGCTTGAATCAGTGCTGACGCTCGAAGAATTGCTCAAATTGCAGGAAGAAGTGCGGACGATTCGCGTGGATGATACGATTCGTACTTATATCGTAGAATTGGCAACCCAGACCCGCCGCGATTCTTATGTCTATCTTGGTGTCAGCCCGCGCGGCTCGATTGCTTTGATGAAAGCGGCACAAGCCTATGCCATGCTCAAAGGGCGTGATTATGTCACTCCGGACGATATCCAGTATTTGGCGAAATTCGTCTTTGGCCACCGCATTATGCTTCGTTCGGAAGCCCGCTATGACGGCATTACAGCAGAAGAATTGACAGAGCGCATCATTGCCAAGACGCGTGTTCCTGTTCAAAGGCTTGTGAATCAATGA
- a CDS encoding DUF58 domain-containing protein: MIFVLILLFLTFSFAMFQGGFVSWFIFYVSVPFILYSVLLSFYPLRNLRTERVVHTPRVRSGHRFSATVTVRRAFPFPLLYTVLEEQAQSARLKVRMADTGRQLLLPGFRREFSWTYEIGEMPRGEHVLEGVTVETADFFGWVRKRQLLPARQSVLVYPNTVDMMYRPIGSSFDQGSIAAPFTLVKDTTMASGIRDYQPGDRVSWIHWKSFARTQTMRTKEFEDRQSQDLFLLDDRSPSKSFEIQVELIASILTSVVASHASVAYLSAGTPRAFFPLIQSDEQLQRALYHLAKVQDDLDRPIEAVVGQDLKQVRVSSLVYVTGSLSREMVDEIRRNVTSLSQCLCLVVREAGQSVTPEDEKNHQYARSKGFHVKVIGPENFASAFMEANRS, encoded by the coding sequence ATGATATTTGTGCTCATCCTGCTTTTTTTGACTTTTTCGTTCGCCATGTTTCAAGGCGGCTTTGTCAGTTGGTTCATTTTCTACGTATCTGTTCCTTTCATTCTTTATTCTGTCTTGTTGTCGTTCTATCCATTGCGGAATTTGCGCACAGAACGGGTAGTCCATACCCCGCGAGTGCGGAGCGGCCATCGCTTTTCGGCCACTGTCACCGTGCGGCGGGCGTTTCCGTTCCCGTTGCTTTACACCGTCCTCGAGGAACAGGCACAATCTGCACGGCTTAAAGTCCGCATGGCCGATACAGGCCGCCAGCTGCTGCTTCCTGGATTTCGCCGTGAATTTTCCTGGACTTATGAAATCGGAGAAATGCCAAGAGGCGAACACGTGTTAGAAGGTGTCACGGTAGAAACCGCCGATTTTTTCGGGTGGGTTAGAAAACGCCAGCTGCTGCCAGCCCGCCAGTCCGTCCTGGTTTATCCGAACACTGTTGACATGATGTACCGCCCAATCGGTTCCAGTTTTGATCAAGGCTCGATCGCGGCGCCATTTACTTTAGTGAAAGATACTACGATGGCGAGTGGTATCCGCGATTATCAGCCGGGAGACCGGGTCTCGTGGATACACTGGAAATCGTTTGCACGAACGCAGACGATGCGCACGAAAGAATTCGAAGACCGTCAATCGCAAGATTTGTTCTTGCTTGATGACCGTTCCCCATCCAAAAGCTTCGAAATTCAAGTCGAATTGATTGCCTCGATCCTTACTTCTGTCGTGGCATCTCATGCCAGTGTCGCTTATTTATCTGCCGGTACACCGCGCGCCTTTTTCCCGTTGATCCAAAGCGATGAACAATTGCAGCGTGCGCTCTATCATTTGGCGAAAGTCCAGGATGATTTGGACCGGCCGATTGAAGCGGTTGTCGGACAGGATTTGAAGCAAGTCCGAGTGTCGAGCCTAGTCTATGTAACGGGTTCGTTGTCACGTGAAATGGTCGATGAAATCCGCCGGAACGTAACGAGTTTGAGCCAGTGTTTATGCCTGGTAGTGAGAGAAGCAGGCCAGTCGGTCACCCCGGAAGACGAAAAAAACCATCAATATGCAAGGTCCAAAGGGTTCCATGTGAAAGTTATCGGGCCAGAGAATTTCGCTTCGGCGTTTATGGAGGCGAACCGTTCATGA
- a CDS encoding transglutaminase TgpA family protein, with the protein MTSIRKNKVFMGLLYILVFLLLSEWLRPVIELTATGHHRLFLAFVALGLVMAFFDIPWWITGPLKLFYILWFIVYVYTGNLFFTAESIGFVLEQASISLSALFSQDWQATTDVFRTVLFFALLWMAIYLIHYWVSFRLSIFLFYLLTVIFVAVLDTFSPYSGDAAIVRIMVIGLLLAGLLHLARWMERHGAAAKTDKLLVFSIPLLLLLVASTALAFYLPKAEPIWPDPVPYITSYSGKGGVGEGGVGRIGYGVDDSQLGGSFVSDDTTVFRAEVEEGQYWKVEVKDVYTTKGWELSEEDAQEQLYQNGDEVTTDFPPEGEERSSALVDMQLPFPFVLYPYGTASFLMEETLEYRYDSIQQRFDTLQENAAFEPDVYEVFYSEPSYSLTALRETDTEDLSELPPEYDRYLQLPDELPERVGELAEEIAAGSDTVYGQAQAVERYFGTNGFEYSQSDIAVPAEDQDYVDQFLFETQRGYCDNFSTSMVVLLRSLDIPARWVKGFNEGEVIDTVDGYDVYEVTNNNAHSWVEAYMPGVGWMMFEPTIGFTGASSIDFDLDIDTSEPEEEEMPDRPEPEPEAQPEQPDADAGANAGPTAGERFLAFVSEQAGKLIAATIGLLLLVFMLFKIRKKWLPKVLIPYYRRKEGSAETFEKAYLRLLKQLELYGIKRAPGQTLRSYAEYVDSFFGTKEMTELTAAYEKSVYGGDAESVDWPKLKESWENLINRTSG; encoded by the coding sequence ATGACATCCATCAGAAAAAACAAAGTATTTATGGGTTTATTGTATATATTGGTCTTTCTCCTGTTGTCTGAATGGCTGCGCCCAGTTATCGAATTAACCGCAACCGGCCATCACCGGCTGTTTTTGGCTTTCGTGGCATTGGGTCTCGTGATGGCATTCTTTGACATTCCGTGGTGGATCACCGGTCCCTTGAAGTTGTTCTATATTCTGTGGTTTATCGTCTATGTCTACACAGGAAATCTCTTCTTTACAGCAGAAAGTATAGGGTTTGTCTTAGAGCAGGCGAGCATCAGCTTATCGGCGCTCTTTAGCCAAGATTGGCAGGCAACCACTGATGTATTTCGGACCGTTCTGTTCTTTGCGCTGTTGTGGATGGCTATCTATCTAATCCATTATTGGGTCAGTTTCCGCCTTAGCATCTTCTTATTCTATCTTTTGACGGTCATTTTCGTTGCTGTTCTGGATACATTCAGTCCTTATTCGGGCGATGCAGCGATTGTCCGTATCATGGTCATCGGCTTATTGCTAGCGGGCTTATTGCATTTGGCCAGATGGATGGAACGCCACGGCGCAGCAGCGAAAACAGATAAACTGCTGGTCTTCTCGATTCCCTTATTACTACTGTTGGTCGCTTCGACCGCACTTGCGTTTTACCTGCCGAAAGCAGAGCCAATTTGGCCGGATCCTGTTCCGTACATCACCTCTTATTCCGGGAAAGGCGGCGTCGGTGAAGGGGGCGTCGGGCGTATCGGTTATGGCGTTGATGATTCACAACTCGGCGGCTCTTTTGTCTCTGATGATACAACTGTCTTCAGGGCGGAAGTCGAAGAAGGCCAATATTGGAAAGTTGAAGTGAAAGATGTCTATACGACAAAGGGATGGGAGCTTTCGGAAGAAGATGCACAAGAGCAGCTTTACCAAAACGGCGATGAAGTTACGACAGATTTTCCGCCGGAAGGCGAGGAACGTTCTTCTGCCTTAGTGGACATGCAGCTGCCGTTTCCGTTCGTTCTCTATCCTTATGGCACTGCTTCTTTCTTAATGGAAGAAACGCTGGAGTATCGCTACGATTCAATTCAGCAGCGCTTCGACACATTGCAGGAGAATGCCGCTTTTGAACCGGATGTCTATGAAGTGTTCTACAGCGAACCTTCCTATAGCCTGACGGCGCTGCGTGAAACAGATACAGAAGATCTGTCTGAACTGCCGCCGGAATACGACCGCTACTTGCAATTGCCTGATGAATTGCCTGAGCGGGTTGGGGAACTGGCGGAAGAAATCGCTGCCGGGTCAGATACTGTTTACGGCCAAGCGCAGGCGGTCGAACGTTATTTCGGCACCAATGGCTTTGAATACAGTCAAAGCGACATCGCGGTTCCAGCGGAAGACCAAGATTATGTTGATCAATTCCTTTTTGAAACGCAGCGCGGGTATTGCGATAATTTCTCAACCTCGATGGTCGTCTTGTTGCGTTCATTGGATATTCCAGCACGCTGGGTGAAAGGCTTCAATGAAGGAGAAGTCATCGATACAGTGGATGGCTACGACGTGTACGAAGTTACCAATAATAACGCGCATTCTTGGGTAGAAGCTTATATGCCAGGCGTGGGCTGGATGATGTTCGAGCCAACCATCGGCTTTACCGGTGCTTCGTCCATTGATTTCGATTTGGACATCGATACGTCCGAACCGGAAGAAGAGGAGATGCCGGACCGCCCTGAACCCGAACCTGAAGCACAGCCTGAACAACCGGACGCCGACGCAGGGGCGAATGCCGGACCGACAGCAGGTGAGCGTTTCCTTGCGTTTGTCTCCGAACAGGCAGGCAAGCTCATCGCCGCAACAATTGGTTTGCTGCTGCTCGTGTTCATGCTATTTAAAATCCGCAAGAAATGGTTGCCCAAAGTGCTGATTCCGTATTACCGCCGGAAAGAGGGGAGCGCGGAAACCTTTGAAAAAGCCTATTTGCGGCTCCTAAAGCAACTGGAACTTTATGGAATAAAACGGGCGCCAGGCCAGACATTGCGTTCATACGCCGAATACGTCGATTCATTCTTTGGAACGAAAGAGATGACGGAATTGACCGCAGCGTACGAAAAATCCGTTTACGGCGGGGACGCCGAATCAGTCGACTGGCCGAAACTGAAGGAAAGTTGGGAAAATTTAATCAATCGGACAAGCGGTTGA
- the guaA gene encoding glutamine-hydrolyzing GMP synthase, translating into MLKEQKKIVVLDFGSQYNQLITRRIREIGVYSELHPHTITATEIKEMNATGIIFSGGPNSVYDENAFSIDPEIFEMGLPILGICYGMQLMALRMEGKVEKASNREYGKAELTLTKESSIFKDVPEEQVVWMSHGDLVTAAPPGFDVIATSPGCPIAAMANEERKLYGVQYHPEVRHSVYGNEMLRQFVFDVCGMKDEWSMENYIELEIAKIREQVGDKKVLCALSGGVDSSVVAVLIHKAIGDQLTCMFVDHGLLRKGEAESVMKTFADGFHMNVIKIDARERFMKKLEGVSDPEQKRKIIGNEFIYVFDDEAEKLKGMDFLAQGTLYTDIIESGTTTAQTIKSHHNVGGLPEDMQFELIEPLNTLFKDEVRALGTELGMPDEIVWRQPFPGPGLGIRIMGAVTEEKLEIVRESDWILRDEIKKAGLDRDVWQYFTVLPDIRSVGVMGDARTYDYAIGIRAVTSIDGMTSDWARIPWDVLEKISVRLVNEVDHINRVLYDITSKPPATIEWE; encoded by the coding sequence ATGTTAAAGGAACAGAAAAAAATCGTCGTCTTGGATTTCGGCAGCCAATACAACCAATTGATCACGCGCCGCATCCGTGAAATCGGTGTCTATAGCGAACTCCATCCGCACACGATTACCGCGACAGAAATCAAAGAAATGAACGCAACGGGAATCATCTTCTCAGGCGGACCGAATTCCGTCTATGACGAAAATGCATTCTCCATCGATCCGGAAATTTTTGAAATGGGACTGCCGATACTCGGCATCTGCTACGGCATGCAATTGATGGCGCTTCGTATGGAAGGGAAAGTTGAAAAAGCTTCCAACCGCGAATACGGAAAAGCCGAATTGACCTTGACGAAAGAAAGCTCCATTTTCAAAGATGTGCCAGAAGAACAAGTCGTCTGGATGAGCCATGGTGACCTCGTCACAGCAGCGCCTCCTGGATTTGACGTCATCGCGACTAGCCCGGGCTGCCCGATTGCAGCAATGGCAAACGAAGAGCGTAAACTATACGGCGTCCAGTACCATCCGGAAGTCCGCCATTCCGTTTACGGAAACGAAATGCTGCGCCAGTTCGTCTTCGATGTCTGCGGCATGAAAGACGAATGGTCGATGGAAAACTACATCGAATTGGAAATCGCGAAAATTCGCGAGCAAGTGGGCGACAAGAAAGTCCTTTGCGCACTAAGCGGCGGCGTCGATTCTTCAGTTGTTGCTGTCTTGATCCACAAAGCAATCGGCGATCAATTGACGTGCATGTTCGTAGACCATGGCTTGCTCCGTAAAGGGGAAGCGGAAAGCGTCATGAAAACCTTCGCCGACGGTTTCCACATGAACGTCATCAAGATCGATGCCCGCGAGCGCTTCATGAAAAAACTTGAAGGTGTCAGCGATCCTGAACAGAAACGCAAAATCATCGGCAATGAATTCATCTATGTGTTCGACGATGAAGCAGAGAAACTAAAAGGCATGGACTTCCTTGCCCAAGGCACACTCTATACAGATATTATCGAAAGTGGCACAACGACTGCCCAAACAATCAAATCCCACCACAACGTGGGCGGATTGCCGGAAGATATGCAATTCGAATTGATCGAACCGCTCAACACTTTGTTCAAAGATGAAGTGCGTGCACTCGGCACCGAGCTTGGCATGCCGGATGAAATTGTTTGGCGCCAGCCATTCCCAGGCCCTGGCCTCGGCATTCGCATCATGGGAGCTGTCACGGAAGAAAAACTTGAAATCGTCCGCGAATCGGATTGGATTTTGCGCGATGAAATCAAAAAAGCCGGCCTTGATCGCGACGTCTGGCAATACTTCACGGTGCTTCCGGATATCCGCAGCGTCGGCGTCATGGGCGATGCCCGCACATACGATTATGCAATCGGTATCCGCGCAGTTACTTCAATCGACGGCATGACATCAGATTGGGCGCGTATCCCATGGGATGTGCTCGAGAAAATCAGCGTTCGTCTTGTCAACGAAGTAGATCACATCAATCGCGTATTGTACGATATTACGAGCAAGCCACCTGCAACTATCGAGTGGGAATAG
- a CDS encoding NCS2 family permease encodes MKKYFQFEELGTNYRQEFIGGLTTFLAMAYILVVNPLTLTMDSIPDLDPALRMDYGAVFMATALAAAIGSLLMGIVAKYPLALAPGMGLNAFFSYTVVLTYGVPWQTALTGVLVSGLIFILLTLSGIRETIINAIPAQLKYAVGAGIGLYITFIGLQNAGIVVGNPDTLVGLGDLTTGSALLAIFGLFITVIMMVRGVKGGIFFGILIAAVVGMIFQVVSLPTAIIDLNVPSLAPTFGVALEPIFNDPGSLMTIQFLVIVLTFLFVDFFDTAGTLVAVANQAGLMKDNKLPRAGKALLADSIATVSGAIFGTSTTTSYIESTAGVAAGARSGFASVVTGILFLVAILFYPLLSVITSAVTAPALIIVGVLMVSALGQIEWGKFEIAVPAFLTMIAMPLGYSIATGIAIGFIFYPITMMVAGRRKEIHPIMYGLFVIFVLYFIFLA; translated from the coding sequence ATGAAGAAGTATTTTCAATTTGAAGAACTTGGAACAAACTACCGTCAGGAATTTATCGGCGGTTTAACCACATTCTTGGCAATGGCTTATATCTTGGTGGTCAACCCGTTGACGCTGACCATGGACTCGATTCCTGATTTGGATCCTGCCCTTCGTATGGATTACGGAGCAGTATTTATGGCCACGGCTTTAGCAGCCGCTATCGGCAGCTTATTAATGGGAATCGTCGCTAAATACCCGCTTGCTCTAGCGCCGGGGATGGGGCTCAACGCTTTCTTCTCCTATACAGTTGTTCTTACGTACGGAGTGCCTTGGCAAACTGCATTGACCGGGGTGCTGGTTTCCGGATTGATTTTTATTCTGCTGACTTTGTCAGGCATTCGTGAAACAATCATCAACGCCATACCGGCTCAACTGAAATATGCAGTGGGTGCCGGAATCGGACTTTACATCACGTTTATCGGTCTCCAGAATGCGGGGATCGTTGTAGGCAATCCCGATACGCTTGTTGGACTTGGCGATTTGACGACCGGTTCAGCTCTTCTCGCGATTTTCGGATTATTCATCACTGTGATCATGATGGTCCGCGGAGTGAAGGGTGGGATTTTCTTTGGAATCTTAATCGCTGCCGTAGTCGGGATGATCTTCCAAGTAGTCAGCTTGCCGACTGCTATCATCGATTTGAATGTCCCAAGCCTCGCGCCGACATTCGGTGTTGCGCTTGAACCGATCTTCAACGACCCAGGTTCATTGATGACCATTCAGTTCCTTGTCATTGTGCTAACGTTTTTGTTTGTAGACTTTTTTGATACAGCTGGAACGTTGGTGGCAGTAGCGAACCAAGCAGGTTTAATGAAAGATAATAAATTACCGCGCGCTGGAAAAGCTTTACTCGCGGATTCAATCGCGACAGTAAGTGGAGCGATCTTCGGGACGTCTACAACAACTTCGTACATCGAGTCGACAGCCGGTGTGGCGGCTGGAGCACGTTCCGGTTTTGCTTCAGTAGTTACAGGGATTCTCTTCTTGGTGGCAATTCTTTTCTATCCGTTGTTATCAGTCATCACCAGTGCAGTAACTGCACCAGCGTTAATCATCGTCGGAGTCTTGATGGTGTCGGCTCTTGGCCAGATCGAATGGGGCAAATTTGAAATTGCTGTTCCAGCATTTCTCACAATGATTGCGATGCCGCTCGGGTATAGTATCGCAACCGGGATTGCAATCGGATTCATCTTCTATCCCATCACGATGATGGTCGCGGGAAGAAGAAAAGAAATCCATCCTATCATGTATGGACTGTTTGTTATCTTCGTTTTGTATTTTATATTCCTTGCTTAA
- a CDS encoding DUF2179 domain-containing protein, producing the protein MVLIIFSINIVYVTFFTVRMIMTLKGFRYLAALVSMVEVVIYIVGLGLVLDNLDQIQNLVAYAIGYGSGVVIGSKIEEKMALGYITVNVISNDESDYLPRKLREKGYGVTDWDANGRDGGRQAMQILTPRKMELKLYKTIQEIDPKAFIIAYEPKTIHGGFWVKQVKRGRLFK; encoded by the coding sequence ATGGTTCTCATTATATTTTCAATCAATATAGTCTATGTCACCTTCTTTACTGTGCGAATGATTATGACACTCAAAGGCTTCCGTTATTTAGCGGCGCTTGTCAGCATGGTGGAAGTGGTCATATATATAGTAGGGCTCGGCTTGGTGCTAGATAATTTAGATCAGATACAGAACTTGGTCGCTTATGCGATTGGTTATGGATCTGGGGTTGTGATCGGTTCTAAAATCGAAGAGAAAATGGCGTTAGGATATATAACGGTCAATGTTATTAGCAACGATGAAAGTGATTATCTCCCGCGGAAGTTGCGTGAAAAAGGCTACGGTGTAACCGATTGGGATGCGAACGGAAGAGATGGCGGCAGGCAGGCTATGCAGATCTTGACTCCTCGGAAGATGGAATTGAAATTATACAAAACCATCCAGGAAATAGATCCTAAAGCCTTTATTATCGCTTATGAACCGAAAACGATTCATGGTGGATTCTGGGTAAAACAAGTGAAAAGAGGTAGATTATTTAAATGA
- a CDS encoding NETI motif-containing protein, translated as MSKKTIWFEVQEHETMEDCLNRMKQEGYMAVGRKEEPLFEEINGEPVPVRQIIKFKGNKIEK; from the coding sequence ATGAGTAAAAAGACAATCTGGTTCGAAGTGCAGGAACACGAGACAATGGAAGACTGCCTGAACCGAATGAAACAAGAGGGGTACATGGCTGTGGGGCGAAAAGAAGAGCCTCTATTTGAAGAAATTAACGGAGAGCCTGTACCTGTGCGCCAGATTATCAAGTTTAAAGGGAATAAAATCGAAAAATAG
- the purE gene encoding 5-(carboxyamino)imidazole ribonucleotide mutase, translated as MNPRIGIIMGSSSDWETMKHACEVLDELKIGYEKKVISAHRTPDLMFSYAEEARSKGLHVIIAGAGGAAHLPGMVAAKTTLPVIGVPVQSKALNGMDSLLSIVQMPGGVPVATVAIGKAGAINAGLLAAQILGTVDKEAAQALEDRRKRTAEAVLESSGDLV; from the coding sequence ATGAATCCGCGAATTGGCATTATTATGGGAAGTTCGAGTGATTGGGAAACGATGAAACATGCATGCGAGGTTCTAGATGAACTGAAGATCGGCTATGAAAAAAAAGTGATATCAGCCCATCGGACGCCGGATTTGATGTTCAGTTATGCAGAGGAAGCACGCAGTAAAGGTTTGCATGTGATCATTGCAGGAGCTGGCGGTGCTGCTCATTTGCCGGGAATGGTCGCGGCAAAAACAACTTTACCGGTTATCGGCGTTCCAGTTCAGTCTAAAGCCTTGAACGGGATGGATTCATTATTGTCGATTGTTCAGATGCCCGGTGGGGTGCCGGTTGCAACTGTAGCGATTGGGAAAGCCGGCGCGATTAATGCGGGACTCCTGGCTGCCCAAATTCTTGGAACGGTCGATAAAGAAGCAGCACAAGCTTTGGAAGATAGACGCAAGCGGACTGCGGAAGCCGTGTTGGAAAGTTCAGGTGATTTGGTATGA